From one Chanodichthys erythropterus isolate Z2021 chromosome 3, ASM2448905v1, whole genome shotgun sequence genomic stretch:
- the LOC137014124 gene encoding gastrula zinc finger protein XlCGF57.1-like, which produces MVFIKEETEDMKTDFIKEETEEIMIKEETEDMKIEETLSMKHEETEEQTDLMTLKEASHELNEREEEKEHYDEHQDFMTGERLSQVKKSSLQKRAQKTGTKSYFTCQQCGQSFTVKGNLKVHMRIHNQEKAYTCQQCGKSFTHKVSLEVHMRIHTGEKPHTCKQCGESFSQKGSLIAHIRIHSGEKPYSCQQCGKSFSHKGSLIVHMRIHTGEKPYTCQQCGKSFSHKRKLEIHMRIHTGEKPYTCKQCGKSFSQKGSLNVHMRSHTGEKPFTCQQCGKSFSGKGKLEIHMRIHTGEKLFTHQQCGQSFSQKGHLTAHMRIHTREKPHTCTLCGNNFTQEKSLRQHMNIHTGEKTFTCDQCGKSFRFKGDLKCHMKIHSKENSFRSRHCGKSRSVKST; this is translated from the exons AtggtgtttattaaagaggagactgaagacatgaagacTGATTTTATTAAAGAAGAGACTGAAGAAATTATGattaaagaggagactgaagacatgaagattgaagaaaccTTGAGTATGAAAcatgaagaaactgaggaacaaacag ACCTAATGACACTGAAAGAGGCGAGTCATGAACTTAATGAAAGGGAAGAAGAGAAAGAACATTATGATGAACATCAGGATTTCATGACTGGAGAAAGATTGTCACAGGTTAAAAAGTCTTCCTTAcaaaaaagagctcaaaagacaggaactaaaagttatttcacctgccaacagtgtggacagAGTTTTACTGTAAAGGgaaaccttaaagtccacatgagaattcacaatCAAGAGAAggcttacacctgccaacagtgtggaaagagtttcacacataaAGTAAGCCttgaagtccacatgagaattcacactggagaaaagcctcatACCTGCAAACAATGTGGAGAGAGTTTCAGTCAGAAAGGAAGCCTTATAGCCCACATCAGAATTCAttctggagaaaagccttacagctgtcaacaatgtggaaagagtttcagtcataaAGGAAGCCTTATAGTCCAC atgagaattcacactggagagaaaccttacacttgccaacagtgtggaaagagtttcagtcataaAAGAAAGCTTGaaatccacatgagaattcacactggagaaaagccttacacttgcaaacaatgtggaaagagtttcagtcaaaaaggaaGCCTTAATGTCCACATGAGaagtcacactggagagaaacctttcacttgccaacagtgtggaaagagtttcagtggaAAAGGAAAGCTTGAAATCcatatgagaattcacactggcgAGAAACTTTTCACCCACCAGCAATGTGGtcagagtttcagtcaaaaaggaCATCTTACagcccacatgagaattcacactagAGAAAAGCCTCACACCTGCACTCTGTGCGGGAATAACTTTACACAGGAAAAAAGTCTCAGGCAACACATGaatattcacactggagagaagacctttacatgtgatcagtgtggaaagagtttcagattTAAAGGTGACCTTAAGTGCCACATGAAAATTCACTCGAAAGAGAACTCTTTTAGAAGTCGTCACTGTGGAAAGAGCAGaagtgtaaagagtacctga
- the LOC137007152 gene encoding galectin-9B-like codes for MALHQQLPFFNPSVPFSASVQGKLMDVMMVTVFGQVKADADRFQLDLQSGSDIVLHFNPRYEGGSGYVVHNTYQNRNWGSEERKNETPFPRGQMFVLQILTTQESYKISTNGKPFSEYKHRMPFSSVDSICIGGTVELSLVAFQYLAPHHPTLPGSFMVPYKSIIPGGLQPGKVIVAQGIISSQAKRIEFNLHHKSGIAFHYNPRFDENVVVRNTFEDGKWRDKDERSGPMPFKRGQPFLVTIFCSHEHYKVFVNGEETHTFNHRFTELGEIDVLKVSGDMELTFVQP; via the exons ATGGCTCTGCATCAACAACTGCCGTTTTTCAACCCG AGTGTCCCGTTCTCTGCTTCAGTCCAGGGAAAGCTGATGGATGTAATGATGGTTACTGTATTTGGACAGGTTAAGGCCGATGCAGACAG ATTTCAGCTGGACCTCCAGTCTGGCTCTGATATTGTCCTGCATTTTAACCCACGCTATGAGGGAGGATCTGGGTATGTTGTGCACAACACCTATCAGAACCGTAACTGGGGTTCAGAGGAACGCAAGAATGAAACTCCCTTCCCGAGAGGCCAGATGTTTGTGCTGCAGATCCTTACCACCCAGGAGTCATACAAG ATAAGTACCAATGGGAAACCCTTCTCGGAGTACAAGCACCGAATGCCATTCTCAAGTGTGGACAGCATCTGTATTGGTGGAACGGTGGAACTGAGTTTAGTTGCCTTCCAGTATCTTGcg CCTCATCATCCTACACTTCCTGGATCGTTT ATGGTCCCGTATAAAAGCATCATCCCTGGCGGACTTCAGCCTGGCAAAGTCATCGTCGCCCAAGGAATCATCAGTTCCCAGGCGAAGAG AATTGAGTTTAATCTGCATCACAAATCTGGGATTGCGTTTCACTACAATCCTCGTTTTGATGAGAATGTGGTTGTACGCAACACTTTTGAGGATGGGAAATGGCGTGATAAGGATGAACGATCTGGACCCATGCCGTTTAAAAGAGGGCAACCGTTTCTG GTGACCATTTTCTGCAGTCATGAGCATTACAAGGTGTTTGTCAATGGTGAAGAAACTCACACTTTTAATCATCGCTTCACTGAACTGGGGGAGATTGATGTTTTGAAAGTTAGTGGAGACATGGAGCTGACCTTCGTGCAGCCCTAA